The following DNA comes from Paenibacillus crassostreae.
TGCAGGATTTAGTTAGCCGTTATGAAGCAATCGTTGGTGGTGTATTTCCACTCCGTGAGAATACCAATCAACAGGTAAGAGAACTCCAAACGATGTTGAATGCAAGTACAGACCATTCCGATGTTGAGTATGTATGTTACCAAGGACTTAAACATGTTGCACCTTTTATTGAAGATGGTGTAGAAGAAATGGCTAAGGATGGAATTAAACATGCTGTTGGGATCGTATTGGCACCACATTATTCCGTGATGAGTATAGGGAGTTATATTAAACGTGCCCAAGCGAAAGCTTCGGACTTAGGTATAGAAATGACCTTTGTGAAGAATTACCATCTTCATCCTCAATTCATTGAAGCACTTAGCCGACGTGTTAGTGCCAAGCTAGATTTATTCGAGCAAGCTGGAGCTAAGCGAGATGAGGTTAGAGTATTGTTTAGTGCACATAGTCTTCCGAAACGAATCATTGAGATGGGAGATCCTTATCCAGAGCAATTATTAGAAACTTCTAATGCTGTTGCTGAAAGGACAGGCGTGAAGTCATGGCAATTCTCGTGGCAAAGTGCTGGTCGGACAGCTGAACCTTGGCTTGGACCTGACATTTTGGATACACTTGATGAACTTAGTAAAGATAACGTTAAGTATATCCTTGTAGCGCCTGTAGGCTTCGTATCAGATCATTTGGAAGTGCTATATGATTTAGATATAGAAGCACAAGCGATCTCGAAGAACCTTGATATTAGGTTAATGAGAATAGATTCTCTAAATAGCGATCCTCTTTATATTGAGACTCTACGTGATGAAGTCGTGGCTTCCTTCAAGCAAGGGAAATAATTTTTGGGACTGTATTTTTAATTGATAAAGGCTACTATCTATTTGATTCCGAATGGATAGTAGTTTTTATTTTTAGTGGCCTCATCTTATACTGGGTTCTATTTATCGGAACCTGATATAATAGAGATATCTAAGAACATGCAGATTTATAAATTCTAAATCTATGTAAGAAGGAGTAAAGAATGGACTTATCACGTTCTAATAGAAAGAGAACTTCTAGAAAGAAAAAAAAGTTACTCGGTAGATCTTGGTGGATACTCAATTTTTCTCTACTAACTATGATTATCCTATTATTGTCTTATTACTGGGTAACTGAAGAGAATAAGGCAAATTCATTTGTCTATACACCTACTGACACGACAACGATATCGCAATCAGATGATATAGAAGAGGGCAACAAATTGACTGATGGTACTTCATCGAATTTAATTGATGAACAAGATAGTGAAGATGAGAGAGTATTAGATTCCGCTGCAACAGAAGTATCCGTCGAACCTGAAATTCATATTGAAGAGGATGAGTCTATAGTTGTCAATTCAGACTCAGTTCTCACCTTTAATTTTGCTGGAGATATGATGTTTGCTGGAAAAGTGGAAGATAAACTGAAAATGAAAGGGTATGATTTTCCTTTCAAATATGTTAGTAAACTTTTTCAACAAGATGATCTAACGATTGCTAATTTAGAATCGCCAGTTACTACAGCGGGGATCGAAGCTAGCGATAAACAATATGTATTCAAATCCTCACCTAAAGCACTCGTTGCGCTAAAAGAGGCTGGGATGGATGGGGTAGGACTTGCTAATAATCACATTTTAGATCAAGGTGTTTCAGGACTGCTGGATACGCTAAAGTATTTAGAGAAAAGTAAGCTTCAGTACGCGGGCGCTGGCAAGGATGCTGATGAAGCATATGCTCCTACATATTTCACACGACAGGGGGTAAAGGTTGCGCTTATCGCAGTAAGTCGTGTAGTTCCAAAGTCAGATTGGCATGCTGGAAAAGGAAACCCAGGAGTAGCTACGGTATACGATCCAACCCTAGCTATTAAATCGATTGCATCGGCTCGAATGGAGGCGGATATCGTCATTGTGATGGCGCATTGGGGAGAAGAACGTGCGTTAAACCCGATAGGGAACCAGAGCGAATTGGCTCATCAATTCGTCGACGCTGGGGCAGATCTGGTCATTGGCTCGCACCCTCATGTTCTCCAAGGACTTGAACAGTATAAAGGCAAATGGATCGCATATAGTACTGGTAACTTCATCTTTACTAAATCACTCACTGAAACCACTTGGAAGACAGCTATATTCTCTACGACATGTACTCCAGAGGGGGAATGTAGAATTAAGCTTATACCTTTTCACGCAGAATTAGGTCAGCCCGTACCGATGTCTGAAGAAGAGGGCCAACAGCTATTCAAAGATATTGAGGAATTATCCATTGGTGGTGTGAGAATAAATAAAGAGGGTACGGTCTTTATGCCTAAATCATGATTGAGTAAGCTCTAGGGAGGTTATGGATTTTTGAATAATTTATGTGTAGCGCATAGAGGCTTCTCATACAAATCTCCTGAGAATACCATAGCTGCGATAAATATGGCGATTGCTGAGCCTTATGTTCAATGGATAGAGATAGATACACAGCTTTCTTCAGATGGAATACCTGTTGTTATCCATGATTTCAGCTTAGATCGAACAACGAATGGTACAGGGCTGGTGAAGGATCATACCTGGGAACAACTTCAGAGTTTGGATGCTGGACGGTGGAAGGGTGTAGCCTTTATAGGTGAGAAGATTCCCTCCCTTGATGAAGTCTTAAAGCTTAGTCGTGGACGTATTCGTCTAAATATTGAGCTCAAAACAAAAGGTGATATGTACATCGGATTAGAGAAAGCTGTATTGGAGCGTATTTCCTATTATCATATGGAGAATGAAGTGGTGTTGACCTCTTTTGATGAGAATGCATTAAGAAGAGTAAAGGATTATAATGTTAAGATCAACACAGGACTAATTATTAATAATCGACCGATTGATTTAATGAAGCGACTTAAAGATTTGAAGTGTTCCTTTCTGTCGATTAAAGCTTCTTATCTAAATTCAGCATTAACTTCAACACTTATCTCACAAGGGATAACAGTGATGGCGTGGACCGTAGATAATGCCTCAGGAATGAAACGTCTATCATCTATGAATTCTGGTATTATGATTTGTACTAATCGTCCAGATGTGTGGGCAGCCACTTTATTAAACAATAAACCTTATTTTTGGCAAAAAATATTTCATAAAAAGGAATGATACACCCATGGATTTAATGATTCGTAATGTCTATTGTGTAGGCCGTAACTATAGACTACATGCAGCAGAGCTTGGAAATGATATACCGAAAAAACCAATGATATTCATGAAACCCTCTCATGCGGTAATTCCACTGGATAATAGCGTAATTTCATTACCCAAGGATCAAGGTGAAGTGCATTATGAAGGAGAATTAGTTATCCTTATCGATCAAGACTATGAACCGGGGATGACTGTGGATAGCTTAGTGAAGTTCATGGCTTTAGGCATTGATTTTACATTACGCGATGTGCAACAGGTTATTAAAGAGAAGGGGCATCCATGGACAGCAGCCAAAGGATTCAAATCGTCAGCACCTCTGACGGCATTTATTCCTTTTCCAGGGATAGGAGATTTAGCAACATTGGATTTCACAGTGAATAAAAATAAAATCGAGGTGCAACGGGGGAACGCTAACGATATGATCTTCTCTCTACAAAAAATTGTTGAGTATATTGGAACTCATTATGGTTTAGGTAAAGGTGATATCATCTTCACTGGGACGCCAGCTGGAGTTGGACCTGTATCCGCAGGTGACGAGTTCGAACTCTTATGGGGGGATACTCAGCTGGGAAGCTGTGTTATTCAATAACAAATGTTATGGATTATAGGTTTTTTGTGCGCTTTCGTCGTGTCTGTTGCAGCGTATATTAAGAAATCACTCACCATATCAGGAGCACTTGCAGCTACAATCATGGGAATGGTTTACTTTGCAGCCGGAAATCTATTCTGGTTCGGAATACTACTTGTATTCTTTGTTTCTTCTTCGCTACTATCTAAGTTTCGTCAAAGCCATAAGGCTGAGTTGGAGAAATCGTATGCAAAGACTGGACGACGTGATGCGGGACAAGTCCTTGCGAACGGTGGATTTGGAATGTTTCTATGTATACTGAATGCTATATGGCCTCATCCTGCATGGGCTTATCTATTTATTGGTATTATGGGAACCGTCACAGCTGATACTTGGGCAACAGAGATCGGTAGTTTAAGCAAGAGACCTCCGCGCTCAATCCTGAATGGTAAGGTCCAATCTATTGGTACATCAGGTGGAGTATCTCTGCTAGGAAGTGGTGCTGCAGCCGTAGGTGGAGTTATGATCGGTGGGTTTGCGGGGATTTTTGCAGCGATAACTGCATCGGATTTTCAATTGCAATCATTAGTAGTATGGGTGATCTTAGGGTTTGTCTCTGGATTAGTTGGAGCTTTTACAGATTCTATATTAGGAGCTACCGTACAAGTCATGTATGTGTGCCCTGTTTGTGATAAAGAGGTTGAAGTGTTGAGTCATTGTGAGCAGACAACGAAACAATGTCGTGGTTGGATTTGGATGACCAATGACGCTGTAAATATGTGGAGTTCGATTGTTGGTGCGGTAGTTGCCGTTATGATTGGCTTGGGATTAGGATTATAAATGAGACATTATTCATGGTACAATAAGAATTGTTATCATTCAAAATAAGAAACGTTAGTAGGGAAAATGTGAAATGAATATATTAACTGTTGAACATATAAGTAAAAGTTATGGAGAAAAGGTATTATTTAAAGACGCATCATTCGGTATGGAGGATCAGGACAAGATTGGTATTGTCGGTGTGAATGGAACAGGGAAGTCAACCTTTTTGCGTATCATTGCTGGGTTGGAGAAGGCTGATGAAGGTCAGATTTCGATCGGAAATGCTGTTAGAATTAGAACTTTGTCACAGAATCCTGATTTTGATCCAGAGATGACTGTTCTACAGCAAGTATTTCAAGGAAATGATCCGCAAATGAAAGTCGTACGGGATTACACAGAAACAATGGATCTACTCGAACTTGATCCTCTAGATGAAAAGGCAATGGAACGTCTCTTGGATCTCAATCAAGAAATGGATGCTCTACAAGCTTGGCAGCTTGAAAGTGAAGCTAAGACTATTTTGAATAAGCTAGGATTAACACAGTTTGATGACTTGATGGGAACGCTGTCTGGAGGACAACGCAAACGTGTTGCCTTGGCTAGCGCACTGATTCAACCTTGCGAATTGTTAATTCTAGATGAACCTACGAACCATATCGATACGGATTCTGTGGCGTGGCTAGAGTCATTCTTACAGAAACGCCGTGGTGCATTACTTATGATTACGCATGATCGGTATTTCCTTGATCGTGTAGCTAATGTGATGTTGGAGCTTGATTATGGGCGATTGTTCCGTTATGAGGCGAATTATTCAAGATTTCTTGAGTTGAAAGAAGAGCGTGAAGAAAGAGAAGCATCTTCTGAACATAAAAGACAGAACCTTCTACGCACGGAGCTTGCTTGGATGCGTCGAGGAGCCAAAGCAAGATCAACCAAACAAAAGGCGCGAATTGATCGTTATGAGGAATTGAAGGATCAACAAGGAGTTCAGCGTGCTGGATCCATGGATATGTCAGTAGCTTCAAGCCGTTTGGGGCGGAAAATATTAGAGATAGATCATTTACACAAAGTAAATAATGATATGGTTCTCATCAAGGATTTCAGTTATATTGCTGTTCCAGAAGATCGTGTAGGGATTGTAGGACCTAATGGTACTGGGAAGTCTACGCTACTCAATCTTATTGCCGGAAGACTGCAGCCAGATGGTGGAGAACTTAGCTTAGGTTCTACCGTGAAGATTGGTTACTTTACCCAAGAACATCAAGAAATGAATGAGAATCAACGTGTCATTGAATATATTAAGGAAGAAGCAGAAGTCATCCGCACGGCAGATGGTAGTACCATTACGGCAGGACAAATGTTGGAACGGTTTTTGTTCCCACCTACGCTCCAATGGACACCCATTTCTAAATTATCTGGTGGAGAGAAGCGCCGTCTTTATCTTTTAAGAGTGCTGATGGGATCACCCAACGTTCTATTACTTGATGAACCAACGAATGATCTAGATATTCAGACACTCGCTGTTCTGGAACAATATTTAGATGAATTCCCTGGGGTCGTCATTGCAGTATCTCATGATCGGTACTTCTTAGATCGTACGGTTGAAAAGATTGTGGCTTTTGAAGGGGAAGGAAACCTCAGAGTTCATGTCGGTTCTTATAGTGAATATGAGGAATGGATGAATAAGAATGTCTCCAAAGTCCATGAACGTCAACATGAGGAACCATTAGCTAAACCTACTAGCACTCCGATCGTTGAGTCAAAGGGTGGAAACAATTCCATTCCGTCTCGGGAGAAGCTGAAGTTCAGTTTCAAAGAACAACGCGAATATGAACAGATTGATAATCTAATTGAGACTGCTGAAGAGAAGATTGTCCAAATAAACATTAAGATGGAACAGTCCTTTAGTGATTCAGCTACATTACAGGAGCTCATGCATAAGCAACAGGAAGCTCAACAAGAGCTAGAACACTTAATGGAGCGATGGACCTATTTAAATGAATTAGCCGAGAGAATAGAAGAAAGTAATAAAATATAAAGTTATTATCAAAAAGGCACAGTGCAAATAATACGCACTGTGCCTTTTCATTAACTAAACAACCAAAACTTACTGTAAGTAGGCCGCAAGTAACTTAGTCGTATTGATAATCGCTTGTTTATGTGTACGCTCCATCGCATGAGAAGCATGTACACCTGGACCGATGAGTGCAGCACGAATATTGTTTCCTGCCTTGAGCGCTGCAGAAGCATCGGAACCATAATAGGGATAAATATCAACAGCATAGGGAATGTTCTCTGCTTCAGCTAATTCAATAAGTCGGCTAGTCATATCGTAGTCATAAGGTCCTGAAGAGTCTTTGGCACAAATGGATACATCGGTTTCCTTACAACTAAGGTCATCACCGATACAACCCATATCAACCGCAATCATTTCCTCGATATCGTCAGGGATGGAGGAAGCTCCATGTCCAACCTCTTCATAATTAGAAATTAGTATCTTTACGGTTGTACGTGGTTTCCAGTTCTCACGCTTCATAGATTCAACTAAACCGAATAGAGCTGCAACACTAGCTTTATCATCAAGATGTCGGGATTTAATATATCCACTGTCTGTAACGACGGCTCTAGGGTCGAATGATATGAAGTCACCAACGGAGATACCTAATTTCTTCACGTCTTCTTTCGATTCAACGAGTGCGTCAATACGAACTTCCATATGTTCTTCTTGGCGTTTGAAATCACGGGCATCGCTGTAGACATGCACTGAAGGATGAGAACTTAGAATAGTTCCAGTGTATGTCTTACCACCTCGTGTATGTATGGTACAATATTCGTTCTCAATAGCCTGTAACATAAATCCTCCGACCAAGGTAAGTCGCAGGGATCCATCGGGCTTGATAGCTCGAACCATCGCTCCTAAAGTATCAACGTGCCCACTTAAACCGATTGTACGGCTGTTATCTAGTCCTTGGATAGTTAAGATGGCGCCACCCTTGTGATTCCATGTTAGAGGTATCTCTAGAGCTTTAGCTTCTTCTTCGATCCATTTCATCACTTGTGTCGTGTATCCGCTTGGACTTGGTGTGTTAAGTAATTTTTGAAGAAAGTCTATGATATAGTCTTCATTTGGATGGATTGATATCGACATTGGTGACTGCCTCCTCATGTTCTTCTGTGATGGGTGATGCGAGAGATGTTGGGGCTGAATAATTTGTTTCAGTCATGACTTTATTAAGCTCATTCGTTAATCGTTTAACCTCGCGTTGTAGCTTATATTGTCTATAAATTCCAAAGGAACCTACTATAAGTCCTCCGATAAGTACACATCCTAGTATTAGAAGAATGAGAGGAATGCTTACTTCGCTGAAATAAAAATTAACTTGTACAGGATCCACATTAATAACGGCGAATAAAGCAGTTATTAGAGCAAAAATTAATCCAGCAATTAATGACCATTGTATCTTCATATAATAACCTCCTTTATTGACAGTATAAAATCCCTTGACCTAATGGACAAGGGATTATTTTAGCTGTTTCTGCATATATACGAATATTATTTTGTTAATTGCTCCATTTGTGTTATTAATTCTCCAAACACACTCATCGCTTCACGGATCGGTTGTGGCGAAGACATATCTACACCAGCTTTACTTAGAATATTGATGGAGTAGTCACTTCCTCCACTCTTGAGGAATCCGAGGTAACGATCCACCGCAGGTTGACCTTCTTCCAAGATCTGTTTAGAGAAACTAGTCGCTGCAGAGAATCCTGTAGCATACTTGTATACATAGAAACTGTTATAGAAATGGGGAATACGTGCCCATTCCATACCAATATCTTTATCCACTGCCATATCTGGACCATGATATTTGAGATTCAGATCATAGTAGATATCCGATAATGCCTGCGGAGTGAGGGATTCACCCTTTTCAGCATGCTCATGAATGAGTTTTTCAAATTCTGCAAACATGGTCTGTCTGAATACAGTTGTACGGAATTGGTCTGCATAGTAAGTAAGAAGGTACATTTTCTCTTTAGGATCCGTCGATTTCTTTAATAAATAATCCATCAACAGTGCTTCATTGGTTGTGGATGCTACTTCTGCTAGGAAGATTGTGTATTGTGCATCACGATATTTCAAAGCATTATCAGAATAATAGGAGTGTAACGCGTGACCCATTTCATGAGCTAACGTAAACATACTATTGAGATTATCTTTGTGATTCAAGAGAACGTATGGGTGAGTACCATAAGCACCCCAGCTATATGCTCCTGTTCGTTTACCTTCATTCTCATAGACATCAATCCATCCGGTATCATAACCCTCTTGTAATGCTGCTAGATAATCATCACCAAGTGGCTTTAGACCTTCTTTTATAGTTTCCTTAGCTTCTTTATAGGTAATGTCCATTTTGTATTCATCTACAAGTGGTGCAAAGAGATCATACATATGCAATTCATCGACCCCAAGCAGGTTCTTACGAAGCTTCATGTAGCGATGTAGTAATGGTAAGCTTTCATGAATCGTATCAATTAGATTACTGTATACTTCCTTCGGAATATTGTCGCCGTAAAGGGACATCTCAAGTACAGAAGGGTATTTACGTACTGTTGAGTAGAAAATATTCTTATTAACATTAGCGCTTAACGTAGCCGCAATCGTATTTTTTTGTTTAGCATAAGTCTCATAAACTGCTTTGAAAGCGCGACTACGAACTTCACGATTAGGGTTCTCTAAGAATTGAATGTAACTTCCATGAGTTAGTTCTACTTCTTTACCATTCTCATCTTTAATCCTAGGAAATTTCATATCGGCATTATTGATCATACCGAAGATTGTTTGTGGGGCTTGTGATAAGTTGCCCACCTGGGCTAACAATGCTTCTTCCGTCTTCGTAAGAACGTGAGCTTTTTCCCGCTTCATTTCTTGTAGGGTGAATTTATAATCAGATAATACTGGGTCTGATATGAAGGCGTCTAGTTGATCATCTGGTAGAGACAAGATCTCTGGTGTCACAAAAGATAATGCTTCATTGGCATCGACACTTAATTTTTTTGCCTTTTGAGTTAATGCTTGATATGTAGGGTTTGTTGTATCCTCGTCGTGATGCATATGAGCGTATACGTAAAGGCGTTCAACGTGATTGGAAATATCATCTTCAAGTGCGAAGCAATCTTTTACAGATTGAACTGTATTTAACTTTCCTTGAAATCCAGCTGCTGTGGAAATTTTCTTCTGAACTTCGGCATATGCTTGATCCCAATCAGACTGAGAGGCATACAAATCCTGTAGGTTCCATTGATTTTCTTTAGAACCTTCTGAGCGTTTCAATAATTGATCCATGGGAATCCTCCTTACGTGGTTTGAGAATAAAGGTTGGGTTCCTGCAGAAGCTGTAATGGATGGAGCAGAGGGTAGAACCAATATACTTAGGGTCAGTATGAGCGATACAGTCTTGGTTAAGTTCACCAGAGTTGTACCTCCTTTATATGTGCAATCAACCCATAGTATATCCAGTTCTACGAAGTATATTACTGTTCTCTGATCAAATTGAGGAACCCATATTAAGAAAGCTGAATACGATTAAGAAAAAGGCAATAAGAATCATTACAATGGCGGTAAGAGCCATCCAACGTTTTAAGGAGGGTGGAATGGAATTCTTACCCACGATTAAGGCGCCACCAAGTATAAATGCACAGATGATAAAAATAAGCGTACTACTAGGATCCATTGTTCATTAAACTCCTTTGAAGGCAGCCATTATTTCGCGCCATTCGTCTTCTTTATCTTGGTACTCTTCTTTCGGGAATCGATTGTTGGCCCAATGCATTAATGCTGGTCGACTGAGAAAGGTTTGTGTTTCTTCTCCCCATTGATCGGAGATTTCGCGTAACACAAGATATTTCCCTTGAACCTCGATTGTCATCATATTCCATTTGTCTTTTTTGTATATTTCATGTTTTTTAATCATAGTCACATTTCTCCGTTTGCTCTTTTGATAAAATGATAACGCAGACGCAGTAATAAAAGCAAATAAAAACGGAGAAAAGCATCACGATTGCATTTTTATTATTGGAATGTATGTAATCTATTCATATCATTGGCCTATATGGCGCTATTTTAAGTGAATGCTTCCGATGCTAGTTTTTTCGAAGTTATTCAAGATGTATATGCTCAAAAACTTTTAGCCTATGCTTTCGAAGTAGTTTTTTCGATGTTACTCAAGTTGTATATGCTCAAAAACTTTTAGGAGGTTGTTCAATTGAAAGGAACAGTTAAATGGTTTAATGCAGAAAAGGGATATGGATTCATTCAAGTGGAAGCAGGAGATGATGTGTTTGTTCACTTTTCTGCCATACAAGGTGAAGGCTACAAGACGTTGGATGAAGGTCAAACCGTAGAATTTGAGATCACAGAAGGAAATCGTGGACCACAAGCATCTAACGTATTAAAACTAGGTTAATCAATAAAATTTCAGATGTTTTTATGTGTTTCATATATAAAGAATGCACAGTTCTCAGATAGAGTCCTGTGCTTTTTTATCGTTAGATCCCATCATACAAGACTTTGACCGATTGAACATAGGAATGATACACTAGTACAGATGAAATAATCAATTTTATAGGGAGCGCTCCATTATGAAGTTTAAGTTATTTAAAGATCGCAAGGGGAAGGCAGATCAGGCTCGCAACAATAAATTTGTAAAGCTTGCTCGTGAAATTTATGTACAAGCTCGCACAGGCGGACCTAACCCAGAAGCGAATTTCGGTTTGAAGACAGCTATTAATAATGCACGTCAAATTAGTATGCCTGTTGATAACATAGAACGTGCTATTAAGAAAGCTACCGGCAATGGGGAAAATGTAGATTATGACGAGATTTATTATGAAGGCTACGGACCAGGTGGGGTAGCTATCATGGTGAAATGTCTAACAGATAATCGCAATCGTACAGCAGCGGACGTAAGATCTATATTTAATAAACGTAGCGGTAACATGGGCGAGTCCGGTTGTGTTTCTTATATGTTCGATCAGAAGGGTATGCTTGTTATCGATCGTGAAAAGTTTGAGGATTTAGATGAAGATACATTGATGCTTCAAGCCATCGAAGCTGGTGCTGAAGATGTCATCACAAGTGATGAGACTTTTGAAGTGTTAACTCATCCCCATGAATTTGAAACGATTAAAGGAATATTAGAAGCAGATGGTTTAGAATTTACCAGCTCTGAAGTTAGATGGATTCCACAGAATACGATTGATGTAGAGGGCGAGAATGCAGAGAAGTTACTGCGCATGATGGATGCCTTTGAAGATAATGATGACGTACAAGATGTCTATACGAACTTCGAGATCAGTGAAGACGAAGTAGAACGTATTGGCTAAATCATATTTAAATCATAAAAATGCACTGTATCTTGGAAATAACCAGGATGCAGTGCATTTTGTTGTGAAGATGACTTAATAATTCTATTATGCATGTTGTCTCTGATTCAGCGAAGGTTCTCTACTAGTTCGACGTATAACAATCCAAATAATGATCGCTTCCGCTAGTAAACCAAAGGATTGGGAGAGCGCTCCAACCATCCCGTTCCATCCAGGAAAGATGAAAGTTAGAATGAACAAGACAATTATGGTGCATACTGCATTTGCAGTTTGAGAACGGAACATCGTCTTGGTCTGACCACGAAGCAGAATTAATCCATTGCCATAATCAAGCCAAGGCATAACTAGTGTATAAAGCGCGAAGCAGCGTAATGTAAGCAAACTTTCTGTAAGCAGGTTTCCTTTGACATTCATCATATGTTCAAGTGCCCAAGGGCCAAGTGGTGTATACGCCACACTAACAAGCAATGAGAATGGGATAAAACCAATGGCGAGTGCGAATTTTTTGACTAACTGTGCATCAATATTATAGAAGTTCAGAACAATCTGATGCATGTAAGTGAAGAAGCTTATCATTAATTGCATCAAGCTACTTGCAACGGCAAAAGCTGAGATAGCCAAAAAGATTCCAGTTGTTCTACCAAGCATGACATTAATTACGGGGCCAATAAACATGGCGACAAAGGAAGAAAGTAATAAGGGCTTATAGAACTGAAATACATGACCTTTAGTCTCAATAATATGCTCGTCTTGTTTCTTAGGCATAGTTCTAACGATATTACGCCCTTCCCAATAACTCACAGCAGATTCTACCATCATCCCCACTAAGAAAATGATTGCACCTACACGTCCGCTTGTAATATTGTCAGATATAACGTAGTACAGTGACAGGAAATACATACTGGCGAGTCGAATAGCCATGCCAATAGTTAACCATTTTGTCCGATTATGACTAATGATGACACCCTGATATATATTACGAATCACCGAGAAAATGCTAACAAACATTAAAATCTGGTATACGTCAATAACTGATGATAATAGGCTTGCATCAACTCCGAACAAATACTTGAAGATCCCATGACCAACGGGTGTGTATACGATTAGGAAACCAATCAGCATAACGAAAGCTAGAAATACTTTGGTTACATAACTTAGGGCTTGAAATGATATACGATCTTTCACTAGAGCTGAGCAGGTCTGTCTTAATAAGGTGGAAGGTCGTTCAGTAATGGTCAGAAGACTACCAGCGATCGCGTAACTAGCAATTACTGTTTCAGGATCTGCTGCTCTGGCTAATGTACCATTAATGATGACGTGTGATATGGTGACAAGAGAAGCTGAAATGCCTAAAGGTATAAAAAAAATGAAGAGTCTTTTCCAAGAAAGTGGTTCATCTATAGACATCGGATTAAATCTCCTTAATGATGTTAAGGTTATAAAGTACCGATAGTATATCATATGAAGTTAAGTTCAGGTGTGATTAGTTAGATTTTCGACAAAATTCTAAATTTAATTTCTGAAAAATTCAGAAAAGTGACTTAGTTTATTTGTACAAAAGGATAGTACATATTATAATAATGATGATTTGATTTAATTATGTAGATACGCATATGGAGGCACCGTCATTGAGTAATCATGAGC
Coding sequences within:
- a CDS encoding DUF92 domain-containing protein, producing the protein MLWIIGFLCAFVVSVAAYIKKSLTISGALAATIMGMVYFAAGNLFWFGILLVFFVSSSLLSKFRQSHKAELEKSYAKTGRRDAGQVLANGGFGMFLCILNAIWPHPAWAYLFIGIMGTVTADTWATEIGSLSKRPPRSILNGKVQSIGTSGGVSLLGSGAAAVGGVMIGGFAGIFAAITASDFQLQSLVVWVILGFVSGLVGAFTDSILGATVQVMYVCPVCDKEVEVLSHCEQTTKQCRGWIWMTNDAVNMWSSIVGAVVAVMIGLGLGL
- a CDS encoding ABC-F family ATP-binding cassette domain-containing protein — its product is MNILTVEHISKSYGEKVLFKDASFGMEDQDKIGIVGVNGTGKSTFLRIIAGLEKADEGQISIGNAVRIRTLSQNPDFDPEMTVLQQVFQGNDPQMKVVRDYTETMDLLELDPLDEKAMERLLDLNQEMDALQAWQLESEAKTILNKLGLTQFDDLMGTLSGGQRKRVALASALIQPCELLILDEPTNHIDTDSVAWLESFLQKRRGALLMITHDRYFLDRVANVMLELDYGRLFRYEANYSRFLELKEEREEREASSEHKRQNLLRTELAWMRRGAKARSTKQKARIDRYEELKDQQGVQRAGSMDMSVASSRLGRKILEIDHLHKVNNDMVLIKDFSYIAVPEDRVGIVGPNGTGKSTLLNLIAGRLQPDGGELSLGSTVKIGYFTQEHQEMNENQRVIEYIKEEAEVIRTADGSTITAGQMLERFLFPPTLQWTPISKLSGGEKRRLYLLRVLMGSPNVLLLDEPTNDLDIQTLAVLEQYLDEFPGVVIAVSHDRYFLDRTVEKIVAFEGEGNLRVHVGSYSEYEEWMNKNVSKVHERQHEEPLAKPTSTPIVESKGGNNSIPSREKLKFSFKEQREYEQIDNLIETAEEKIVQINIKMEQSFSDSATLQELMHKQQEAQQELEHLMERWTYLNELAERIEESNKI
- a CDS encoding glycerophosphodiester phosphodiesterase — its product is MNNLCVAHRGFSYKSPENTIAAINMAIAEPYVQWIEIDTQLSSDGIPVVIHDFSLDRTTNGTGLVKDHTWEQLQSLDAGRWKGVAFIGEKIPSLDEVLKLSRGRIRLNIELKTKGDMYIGLEKAVLERISYYHMENEVVLTSFDENALRRVKDYNVKINTGLIINNRPIDLMKRLKDLKCSFLSIKASYLNSALTSTLISQGITVMAWTVDNASGMKRLSSMNSGIMICTNRPDVWAATLLNNKPYFWQKIFHKKE
- the hemH gene encoding ferrochelatase, with protein sequence MKSKVGVLVMSYGTPESLEGIEEYYTDIRRGNPPTPEQLQDLVSRYEAIVGGVFPLRENTNQQVRELQTMLNASTDHSDVEYVCYQGLKHVAPFIEDGVEEMAKDGIKHAVGIVLAPHYSVMSIGSYIKRAQAKASDLGIEMTFVKNYHLHPQFIEALSRRVSAKLDLFEQAGAKRDEVRVLFSAHSLPKRIIEMGDPYPEQLLETSNAVAERTGVKSWQFSWQSAGRTAEPWLGPDILDTLDELSKDNVKYILVAPVGFVSDHLEVLYDLDIEAQAISKNLDIRLMRIDSLNSDPLYIETLRDEVVASFKQGK
- a CDS encoding CapA family protein, yielding MDLSRSNRKRTSRKKKKLLGRSWWILNFSLLTMIILLLSYYWVTEENKANSFVYTPTDTTTISQSDDIEEGNKLTDGTSSNLIDEQDSEDERVLDSAATEVSVEPEIHIEEDESIVVNSDSVLTFNFAGDMMFAGKVEDKLKMKGYDFPFKYVSKLFQQDDLTIANLESPVTTAGIEASDKQYVFKSSPKALVALKEAGMDGVGLANNHILDQGVSGLLDTLKYLEKSKLQYAGAGKDADEAYAPTYFTRQGVKVALIAVSRVVPKSDWHAGKGNPGVATVYDPTLAIKSIASARMEADIVIVMAHWGEERALNPIGNQSELAHQFVDAGADLVIGSHPHVLQGLEQYKGKWIAYSTGNFIFTKSLTETTWKTAIFSTTCTPEGECRIKLIPFHAELGQPVPMSEEEGQQLFKDIEELSIGGVRINKEGTVFMPKS
- a CDS encoding fumarylacetoacetate hydrolase family protein, yielding MDLMIRNVYCVGRNYRLHAAELGNDIPKKPMIFMKPSHAVIPLDNSVISLPKDQGEVHYEGELVILIDQDYEPGMTVDSLVKFMALGIDFTLRDVQQVIKEKGHPWTAAKGFKSSAPLTAFIPFPGIGDLATLDFTVNKNKIEVQRGNANDMIFSLQKIVEYIGTHYGLGKGDIIFTGTPAGVGPVSAGDEFELLWGDTQLGSCVIQ